A single region of the Mycobacterium lentiflavum genome encodes:
- a CDS encoding M13 family metallopeptidase, whose translation MTYAATRSGLDLSHIDENARPQDDLFGYVNGRWLADYEIPPDRATDGAFRTLFDQAEEQVRDLIIEASDSGAAPGTDQQRIGDLYASFLDEDAVERRGLQPLHDELATIDGAADSAALAAVVGALQRTGVGGGVGVYIDTDAKNSTRYLVHVNQSGIGLPDESYYRDEQHAQVLAAYPEHIARMFALVYGGEASDHADTAARIVALEIKLAAAHWDVVKRRDADLTYNLRTFAQLQTEGAGFDWTGWVTGLGSTPQDVAEVVVRQPDYLTAFGALWDSEDLDDWKRWARWRLIRARAPWLTDALVAADFDFYGRLLTGAEQIRDRWKRGVSLVESLMGDSVGKLYVQRHFPPDAKARIDTLVDNLQEAYRVSIGDLDWMTPQTRERALTKLRKFTAKVGYPAKWRDYSAVVIDRDDLYGNYRRGYAVNHDRELAKLGGPVDRDEWFMTPQTVNAYYNPGMNEIVFPAAILQPPFFDAQADDAANYGGIGAVIGHEIGHGFDDQGAKYDGDGNLVDWWTDDDRSEFGARTKALIEQYEAYIPRELKGHPGPPHVQGAFTVGENIGDLGGLSIALLAYQLSLNGEEAPVIDGLTGVQRVFYGWAQVWRTKSRVAEAIRRLAVDPHSPPEFRCNGVIRNLDAFYEAFDVTEDDALFLAPQRRVRIWN comes from the coding sequence GTGACGTATGCGGCCACCCGCTCGGGCCTCGACCTGAGCCACATCGACGAAAATGCCCGTCCCCAAGACGACCTGTTCGGTTACGTGAACGGTCGCTGGCTCGCCGACTACGAGATCCCCCCGGACCGCGCCACCGACGGAGCCTTCCGCACCCTGTTCGACCAGGCCGAGGAGCAGGTCCGCGATCTGATCATCGAAGCGAGCGACAGCGGGGCCGCGCCGGGCACCGACCAGCAGCGCATCGGTGACCTGTACGCCAGCTTCCTCGACGAGGACGCCGTCGAGCGTCGTGGCCTGCAACCGCTGCACGACGAGCTGGCCACCATCGACGGCGCGGCCGATTCGGCGGCGCTGGCCGCCGTCGTCGGCGCCCTGCAGCGCACCGGGGTGGGTGGCGGCGTCGGCGTCTACATCGACACCGACGCCAAAAACTCGACCCGCTACCTGGTGCACGTCAACCAATCCGGCATCGGGTTGCCCGACGAGTCGTACTACCGCGACGAGCAGCACGCCCAGGTACTCGCGGCCTACCCGGAACACATCGCGCGGATGTTCGCCCTGGTGTACGGCGGGGAGGCGTCGGACCACGCCGACACCGCGGCCCGCATCGTGGCGCTGGAGATTAAACTCGCTGCCGCGCACTGGGATGTGGTCAAGCGCCGCGACGCCGATCTGACCTACAACCTGCGCACCTTCGCGCAACTGCAGACCGAGGGCGCGGGTTTCGACTGGACCGGCTGGGTCACCGGGCTGGGCAGTACCCCCCAAGATGTCGCGGAAGTCGTTGTGCGCCAGCCTGATTACCTCACCGCGTTTGGTGCGCTATGGGACAGCGAAGACCTCGACGACTGGAAGCGCTGGGCGCGTTGGCGGTTGATCCGCGCCCGCGCCCCGTGGCTGACCGACGCGCTGGTCGCGGCCGACTTCGACTTCTACGGTCGCCTGCTGACCGGGGCCGAGCAGATCCGGGACCGCTGGAAGCGTGGGGTTTCACTGGTCGAGAGCCTGATGGGCGACTCCGTCGGAAAGCTATACGTGCAAAGGCATTTCCCGCCCGACGCCAAGGCCCGCATCGACACGCTGGTGGACAACCTGCAGGAGGCCTACCGGGTCAGCATCGGCGACCTGGACTGGATGACGCCGCAGACCCGGGAGCGTGCGTTGACCAAGCTGCGCAAGTTCACCGCCAAGGTCGGCTACCCCGCGAAGTGGCGGGACTACTCCGCGGTGGTGATCGACCGCGACGACCTCTACGGTAACTACCGGCGCGGGTATGCGGTCAACCACGACCGCGAGCTGGCTAAGCTGGGTGGACCGGTGGATCGCGACGAATGGTTTATGACGCCGCAGACCGTCAACGCGTATTACAACCCCGGGATGAACGAAATCGTCTTTCCCGCAGCTATTTTGCAGCCACCGTTCTTCGACGCCCAGGCCGACGACGCCGCCAACTACGGCGGTATCGGAGCCGTGATCGGACACGAAATCGGGCACGGCTTCGACGACCAGGGCGCCAAGTACGACGGCGACGGCAACCTCGTCGACTGGTGGACCGATGACGACCGCAGCGAATTCGGGGCCCGCACCAAGGCACTGATCGAACAGTACGAGGCCTACATCCCCCGCGAATTGAAGGGCCACCCCGGCCCGCCCCATGTCCAAGGCGCCTTCACCGTCGGCGAGAACATCGGCGATCTGGGCGGCCTCTCGATCGCGCTGTTGGCCTACCAGCTGTCGCTGAACGGCGAGGAGGCCCCGGTGATCGACGGCCTGACCGGCGTGCAGCGGGTGTTCTACGGCTGGGCGCAGGTGTGGCGCACCAAATCACGTGTGGCTGAGGCGATCCGGCGATTGGCCGTGGACCCGCACTCGCCGCCGGAGTTCCGGTGCAATGGCGTCATCCGCAACCTCGACGCCTTCTACGAGGCCTTCGACGTGACCGAGGACGACGCACTGTTCCTGGCGCCGCAGCGCCGGGTCAGGATCTGGAACTAG
- a CDS encoding transcriptional regulator: MTLAADRRRVPPPQQPATEPRPHDFDQPVEFWPTAAIRSALQGGDIDIWKRIAAALKRDPFGRTARQVEEVLEGTRPYGISKALWEVLERARTHLEANERAEVARHVGLLIERSGLAQREFAARIGVAAEDLASYLDGSVSPSAALMIRIRRLSDRFVKVNTPPPEAN; the protein is encoded by the coding sequence GTGACGTTGGCAGCCGACCGTCGACGCGTGCCGCCGCCCCAGCAGCCCGCCACCGAACCGCGGCCGCATGATTTCGATCAGCCGGTGGAATTCTGGCCGACCGCCGCCATTCGCTCGGCGCTGCAGGGCGGCGACATCGACATTTGGAAGCGGATCGCCGCAGCGCTGAAGCGCGACCCGTTCGGCCGCACCGCCCGCCAAGTCGAAGAAGTCCTCGAGGGCACCCGCCCGTACGGCATCTCCAAAGCGCTGTGGGAGGTGCTGGAACGCGCCCGCACCCACCTGGAGGCCAACGAACGCGCCGAGGTGGCCCGCCACGTCGGGCTGCTGATCGAGCGATCCGGACTGGCCCAGCGGGAATTCGCCGCCCGAATCGGGGTGGCGGCCGAGGATCTGGCCTCCTACCTCGACGGCAGCGTCAGTCCGTCGGCCGCGCTGATGATCCGGATACGCCGGCTCTCGGACCGGTTCGTGAAGGTGAACACGCCGCCGCCCGAGGCCAACTGA